A window from Streptomyces sp. NBC_00335 encodes these proteins:
- a CDS encoding penicillin-binding transpeptidase domain-containing protein, translating into MNKTIRRASVFCLLLVLALLVRVTWVQAYQGQALADDKNNRRNLIGKYENPLGNIIVGGEAITGSKDTGGKDFRYKRTYTDGPLYAPITGYSSQAFGWSMLEGVYKDILNGTDNRLKTIMDTLTNKRAAPGNVLTTIDKDVQKAGWDALQGKQGSAVALDPATGEILAVVNNPSFDPGSIAGAGEADQKAWEALNADQGKAMENTALRKPQAPGSTFKLVTLAAAIENGLVTNIDTPTSVPGNYTIPGTTLKLKSEVTDEQCNNVSPRTALKLSCNNVFADLAHKLGQDKMRAMAEKLGFNVVQKLPVWTDPASKYPTKKMSVDQVAQTGIGQFDVQATPLQMAMVSAAIENGGKLVAPHEVSEVTDSNGNVLESFKDPKSTQVMSGKTASMLQDAMKTVATEGGGKNVQIPGVESGAKTGTAQRGVGNSLPPLAWYTTYGKAGGKQIAVAVVIVGSDTDRSEIAGGKLAAPVAQKMMKAWLKK; encoded by the coding sequence ATGAACAAGACGATCAGGCGTGCGTCGGTCTTCTGTCTGCTTCTGGTGCTGGCCCTTTTGGTGCGGGTCACCTGGGTGCAGGCATATCAAGGCCAGGCCCTCGCAGACGACAAGAACAACCGGCGCAACCTCATCGGGAAGTACGAGAACCCGTTGGGGAACATCATCGTGGGCGGGGAGGCGATCACCGGCTCCAAGGACACCGGTGGCAAGGACTTCCGGTACAAGCGGACCTACACCGACGGGCCGCTGTACGCGCCGATCACCGGCTACAGCTCCCAGGCCTTCGGGTGGAGCATGCTGGAGGGCGTCTACAAGGACATCCTCAACGGCACCGACAACCGGCTCAAGACGATCATGGACACGCTCACCAACAAGCGGGCGGCCCCCGGCAACGTCCTCACCACGATCGACAAGGATGTCCAGAAGGCGGGCTGGGACGCGCTGCAGGGCAAGCAGGGCTCGGCCGTGGCGCTCGACCCGGCGACGGGCGAGATCCTGGCCGTCGTGAACAACCCCTCCTTCGACCCGGGCAGCATCGCCGGCGCCGGTGAGGCGGATCAGAAGGCCTGGGAGGCGCTCAACGCGGACCAGGGCAAGGCCATGGAGAACACGGCCCTGCGCAAGCCGCAGGCGCCCGGATCCACCTTCAAGCTGGTCACCCTCGCGGCCGCCATCGAGAACGGCCTGGTCACGAACATCGACACGCCGACCTCCGTCCCCGGCAACTACACGATCCCCGGCACCACGCTCAAGCTCAAGAGCGAGGTGACCGACGAGCAGTGCAACAACGTCAGCCCCCGCACCGCGCTCAAACTGTCCTGCAACAACGTCTTCGCCGACCTCGCGCACAAGCTGGGCCAGGACAAGATGCGGGCGATGGCCGAGAAGCTCGGCTTCAACGTGGTGCAGAAGCTCCCCGTCTGGACCGACCCCGCGAGCAAGTACCCGACGAAGAAGATGTCCGTCGACCAGGTCGCGCAGACGGGTATCGGCCAGTTCGACGTCCAGGCCACTCCGCTCCAGATGGCGATGGTGAGTGCCGCGATCGAGAACGGCGGCAAGCTCGTCGCTCCGCACGAGGTCTCCGAGGTCACCGACTCCAACGGCAACGTGCTGGAGAGCTTCAAGGATCCGAAGTCCACGCAGGTGATGAGCGGGAAGACCGCCTCGATGCTCCAGGACGCCATGAAGACGGTCGCCACCGAAGGCGGCGGCAAGAACGTCCAGATCCCGGGTGTCGAGTCGGGCGCCAAGACCGGTACCGCTCAGCGCGGCGTGGGCAACAGCCTGCCGCCGCTCGCCTGGTACACCACGTACGGCAAGGCCGGCGGCAAGCAGATCGCCGTCGCCGTGGTGATCGTCGGGTCGGACACCGACCGCTCCGAGATCGCCGGCGGCAAGCTGGCCGCCCCGGTGGCGCAGAAGATGATGAAGGCCTGGCTGAAGAAGTAG